In Spirochaeta lutea, the sequence AATTGTCATCTTTACGGGAAGTATCAAAGCATGCAGAAGCATTATTGGTTCGTGGACGGGAAGAATTAGACCATCAAACCACCAAACTAGAGCGTTACCGAAACCTTGGGCGCAAGCACTCGGTTGTTCCCGCCACCCCAGCGGAGAACTCTGATTCCAGGGGCCCCATCCATCAAGGACAGCATCATCCGCAGCAGCGAACCACCCCAGGCTCAGGTAGTTCCTTGCCTGCGGAGATGGTTCAGGAACATTCACAGGTTCTTAAACAATCCGGCCCTTCCACCCAGCGGTCCAAGTCCGATGATAACAATCCACCCGGTGCTCAAAACCCAGAATCCAGGGAAGCCCGGAAGGCTCAGGTATTAACCCTGTATCACCAAGGCCAGGATCCCCAGCATATTGCTGAAACCACTGGATTCACCCTTGGAGAGATTGAGTTGATTATCGCCCTGATGCGGCGATAGCCCGATGAGGGGTGGATTGTTGGGATACGGTTCGAACAGGGAAAAAAGACAACCATGGAATTAAAAGAGCGGTTTATACAGGATATTTCGGGATTATTCTCCCAGCTGCGGCATCTATTGGACCATCAACAATTTGGTTCAGTAGATACGGTGCTGTTGCAGCAAAGTCACGCGTTAAAATCCCTGGCCCTTCAGGTTGGGGAACCCGGGCTTGCCAAACACATTCATACCTTGGAGGGGTTGCTACAAGGAATAATGAAGGGCATTGAGTCTCCGAGCTCCCAGGAAGTAGATCTGATTAACCGCCTTGAGCGGCAGTTCCTCATCGCGGCGGATCAGGTGGATCAGTTACGAAACGACCCATCCATGGGTTCCGGAAATGAATCATTACCAGGGGCGATTTCTTCTCCAGGGGGTGCAGGCATCCCTGGTGGGGATTATCAGGGCTGTACCTTGAACGATCCCATTCTCCGGACCCTTGTATCCCGCTTGGAGACTAACCTGGAGGGCATTTTCCGATTGATATCCCGGGGATATACCTGCTACACAGCCCTGTATTACCTATCTGCCGGCTCATCATCACCGAGATTTCAGCAGCTCAAAATCACCCTGGAACAACAATACCCCGTAGCACATACCAGCTTTCTGGCCCAGGAACGGTTCGCAGGGGTTGTGTTCTCTAGTCCCGTTGATCCCACCGAGGATTTAGGCGAGATTGTTGTCCCGGGAATATTTCTGGTAGAGATTCGGGCCATGAGCTACCAAGACTTGCTGCGGCACCGCCTCGGCATTGCTTTGGATCTACCCCTGAATACCGAACGGGAGGATCCTGGTGCCTTAGTGAAGCGGCTTTATTCTTTGGTACTGAACCAAAGCCGGTCATTGGGGAAGACGGTGCATCCACGAATTGTTGGCGAGTTGAACCTGGAAACCCATATCGCGGATACCGTGGAAGCAATACTCGGGCAGCTTGTATCCAATGCGCTGGAACATGGAATCGAATCCCTTGAAACCCGCCTTGCCCGGGGTAAGGATCCCGAGGGGCAGCTGACGGTGATCTTCCAACGCTTCATTCAAGAACACGTCATAATCCTGGAGGATGATGGCGGGGGTGATTCTACTGGTGACAGCCCGAAGAATCTACTCCAGGACTCTGATGGGGCCCCTGACACGCCGGTGGTGGGAGATGGTGAAAACACCGCTAGTTCCTTGACGGCAACCGGGGATCCTCCTAAGACCTCAGCAGGAAGGGCAACAATTCCCCAAGAGCCTCTATCCGGCCACAGTCTTGGCAAGGGAACGGTACAGTGGCAGGTTCAGACCCTTCTGCAGGGCAGCTACTCCTACACCAGCGAACCCCGTCGCGGTACCCGAATACGCATCGGAATTCCCCGCGCCCTGGGCAGTCTCCATGTCTTTCTCATTCGAGTAAAGGATCAGGCCCTGGCATTACCCATGGCCAGGGTCCTGGAACCCTTACACCGCCTAGGCTTAGCCAGACCACGCCGCATCTCAGCCCAATGGTTTGGTCTGTGGGAGCACCGACTCTTTCAGATTCTTGAATGTGAAAAGATTCTTGGGGATTCAATTGCCACCGGTCAAAGTCGGTTCCCCGCCATCCCCGGATCGGCCGGCCTACCCAGAGATCTGGACTTAGCTGAGAGTCCTCGGAGTCCACAATCCACTGGACAAACCTCCAAAGGCTATTATCCCGATTCAGCCGGATGTCGGCTCATGGTGCGTCCCGTACCGGAGCTTCAGGAGGAATCCATGGATCAGCCAAGCCTGCTTCTTTCCTGGGGAGCCGAATCGGCACGTATTCTACTCATTGATGAATTCCTTGGCTTAGAGGTCCTGGCGGCTGGTCCCCGGTATCACCAGACCGGTTCTGTCTACAGTCAACATACCCGTTCGTGGATTCCGGTAATTGCTGGATTCCTAAATTCCTGATTCCTAATTCTAATTCCAAAAGCGAGTTCTAGTGCCTAGGTACCGTGCGGTATAATTGGATACCTCAAACAGCTAGATCGCGCGCAGAAGGTTGTACACTACACCGGATATAGGGGAGCAATCAATGATTCCACCCATGGGCGGTGTCGCCGGGGTGCAAAGTTACAACCTTTTGCGCACTATAAAACCTTTACGCTCGAGGAACAGACTACTGTCATTACCGTTGGTGGGCATGTTAATCAGTCAATGACTGTCTCAAGTATTGTTTTTAGCCCTTGTACGAGCACTAGGTTTTTAGGTGTGCCTGATAGGCAACCCTGGCAATAAAAATTCTGTTGACACCCGGTGCAAAACTGTGCATATTGAATATACACAATATTACATCGGGGAGATTGAAATGGCTATACTACATGTAGAGGGGCTTCACAAGCGGTACCCGGCATTTCACCTAAAGGATGTGTCGTTTACCCTGGAACCTGGATACATTATGGGATTCATCGGGGCCAACGGCGCAGGTAAAACCACCACACTGAAGTCCATTGTGAATCTGGTTAAGAAGGACAGTGGTAGGGTTTCCATACTGGGAAAAGACTTCGCCAAGAACGAAATTGAGCTTAAGCAGGAGCTCGGGTACATGTTTGGCGGTGTTGATTACTATGCCAAGACAAAAATTAAAACCATCACCGACGTGGTGCGTCGTTTCTACGTCAACTGGGATGAGCGGCTCTACCGGGAGTACATGAACCGGTTTTCTCTTGACGAGAGCAAGAAGGTATCAGAACTAAGCAGCGGAATGCGTATCAAATATTCCCTGACCCTGGCTCTATCACATCATGCCAAACTGCTTCTCCTGGATGAGCCCACCAGTGGCCTTGATCCTGTGGCCCGGGACAATCTCCTGGAATTATTCCAAGAGCTCATCGAAGACGGGGAGCGCAGTATTCTCTTCTCCACCCACATTACCAGCGACTTAGAGAAATGTGCCGACTACATCACTTATATTGAAAACGGTCGGATTATAGAGAGCCGGACAAAAGATGATCTCATCGCCTCCTACCGTCTGGTGAAGGGCACCCAGGCTCATCTCCAGGGGTTGGTCCCAGGTCTGATCGCCTATAAGAGTAACGCCTTTGGGTTTACCGGCCTTATCCATACCGCCGATCTAGGCAACCACACCGACCTAGCCGTGGAGGCCCCATCCCTTGAGGACATCATGATTTACTACGCGAAAAAGGAGGCAGAACATGTTACATCTGCTGTATAAAGAATTCCGCCTTTCCATTCATCCCCTCTTTTTCCTCATCCTTCTCTGCGGTACCTTGCTGCTGATACCTCAATGGGTATTTTTTGTGGCCATGATGTACCTATTGTTTATCGCCGTGCCGAACATCTTTATCACCGGGAAGGCTCAGAACGATCTGGTTTTTTCGGTAATGTTGCCAGTGCGTAAGCGGGACGTGGTAAAATCACGCATCCTATCCATAGCCATACTTCAGATCCTGCAAATTCTTGTTGCGGTCCCATTCGCGATCCTCAATATCAAACTCTACCAGGCAGAGAATTTTTTGCTGGATCCCAATTTTTCATTTTTTGGGTTTGTATTCGCCATGTATGCCGTTCACAATGTGGTTTTCTTTCCACTCTTCTACAAAACCGGGTATAAGATCGGAATCCCCTCCATGGCAGGCATTGCTGCTGCCGTTCTTTTTGCCACCACTGTGGAGTTTGCGATACTATTTGTACCGGCCTTAAAGGTTCTGGATGGATTCGGACATCTTGCACCACAGCTCTGGCTCCTATCGGCGGGGATTTTGTTCTTTGTGATCATCAATATGGTGGCGTACCGGATCTCTGCTCGGCGGTTTACGAACATTGATCTATGATTGATCTTGTCATCTCCGGCGCCTCGGATAAGCCCATATACCAACAGATAGTTGACCAGTTGAGCGGACAGATTGTCCGGGGGGAGCTTGAGCCGGGAACCATGTTACCACCCATCCGCACTGTGGCAAAGGAGTTGCGAATCAGTGTAATCACCATTAAAAAGGCTTGGGAGGAGCTCGAACACCTGGGGTTCATCTATACCATGGTAGGGCGGGGTTGCTTCGTGGCAAACCTATCAACCAGAGAGATCAAAGACAAGCGAAGTATTCTCATGGAAGAAAAGATCGCAAAGGATATTACCTACTACAAATCTCTTGGGGTTACATTGGATGAGATCATTGAAGCAATTAGAAAGGGTTATGGTTAGGCCTCAATTCAAGCCCCCAGGTTAAGCATCGGGTATTCAATTCTTAGTGCGCATAGGATTGTAAGCTACACTAGATGTAGTGACGCAACCAGGATTTCTACCCTTGGATGGTGCCGCCGGGGTGAAGAGTCAAAACTTTTGCACACTAACTATCCAATTGGGCATAGAATTGGCTTTAAAACCGGCTGCATGGAAATTAAGTGCTTACAGGATAATGATTTGGGCATAAAAAAACGGTATGCCTGGACGTCTGGGTGCATACCGTTAGGGAGAGGGGCAACCCTCCCATACTAATAAGGATCGGGCGGGAAGGGCCGAAACTTTAACAGAAATCCTAGGAAGTTCTTCTGATTTGCGTCCATACAAAGGTTTTCCAAAATCGCTACACAATTTTGGAAAACGGGGCGGCGGGCAAGCCCGCCAGCTGTCCTCGGTTGCTTCGCAACTTCGGACAACTGGCTGGTATCAACAATGTCTCGGTCAAGCCTGCGGCTTACCAAAGCCACTACGGATACCCGCCGCCCCGGTGTATACAAGACGGGCCCCGAAGGCTGCACAATCGTGTTAAACCCTGAGGGGATTCTCGGGATGTTGCCATGAGGAATGCGGAACCGTTAGGGTGTTTGGTTTCGGCTTTTTTCTATGATACTCAGCAGCCACTGGGCGGCATCGTGTAAGCCTTCATACAGGTCCCGGCTGCGTTCCAGGGATTCACGGAATGTCCGAGCAGGGGGCTGATTGACCGTGGACTCCAAAATTTCCTGCATAAGCATTCCCACAACCCTGGTATGGGAAAGGGACGTGATGGCCTGATCCGCTTCTTCCAGGCTGGCTAAGACCTCCTGGGTTCTCGGATCGTGTTCCGGGGTCGAACTCCCTGAATCCCCCTGAAGCAGGGGAATAAGGGCTGCTATTGCCCGGCGCGTTAGGGCCATTAACCCTTCTGCATTAACATAAATATCCGCCATGATAGCCCTAGGGATATCCGACGCGGTTGATGAATCAAAGAGAGCGCCGTCCTTCCGTTGAGGAGATGCATGGCTGTGCAGATAGGCTTTAATCTCCTGCATCCTCTCATCAATACTCGAACGAATGATCGGGTACTCTAGGAGCTCAGGGACTGTTCTCGAGGGAAATTTACCGATGAATCTGCCTCGGGAACCGAGACGCATCACCTCGAAACCGGGTTTGTTTTGCATCTCAGAAATACGGTTTTCAAACCAGCCAGCATAGATATCCATGCGCTTGTCTGAAAGTAGGGGGCGGCCCGCATGGTCAGAAACCAGACCAGGTGCTCCGCCCAGTAAAAAACCATAGGATTGGGTTTCGGTGGGGTTCAATCGGGTTCCCCCCTGGACCATGAGCTCCTCGCTCAGGCTGCCGAGAATGTGGGTTTGCATGTTTGGAAAGCCGAGATCCAACCCCAGGAGGGTAATGGATGAACAGCCAAGATGCCTGCAGAGATCCCATGCAGTGGTTGCCACACTTCCGCCGGCCCCAAGTTGCGTAAAACCCTCCAGCTTCTGTTCAAAACTCGAGCCAAGGGGTAATAAACTTCCGGTCAAAACCAGGTGTTTACAGCTCCGTAGAGCCCGGGGATGGCTGGATATCTCGCTGATAACCAGGGTTCGATCCAGGCTGGAATAATCCAGGTGCCGGGTATTCCAATACTGGGGATCCACCACAATCACGATATCCGGTGTCACCCCGGCACGCTCCAGGGCTGGCAGGGCGGTATCTACCGCCACGATGAGAAACCGTACGGAAAGTTCTGCTAACCGGGGCAGAAACTCCTCCAGGGTAGGCCCGGCGGCTACCAGCAGGCTAGGGATCCCCGAGAACCGCTGTTGTAATGATTCAACCCGTCCGGCGCGTCCATAGAGGGGGAGGTTCAGCATGGTGTTCCTCACCCACAACCGCGCAAACCGCTTAATGGTGGCGGAATTAACCTGTCTCCGAGAGCTGATGCGTTCTAGGGTTCCAAGGACGGCAGCCCTCCAGGACTCGCCGTAGAAGAAGAACCCGGAGGTCTCAAAATGGGTTATAACCCGGTGGGTGTAATCGGATAGAACGGTCTGTACGAGGTCGGATAGCTGTTGCTGTGAAATATCCGGGGCGATCAGATGAAAGCTGATATTTTCCAGGGGAACCTCTAGTATCTCAGCCAAGGCGGCCCGGTGGGTCCCCAAGGCGAGGAGGTATGGGTGGTAGGGGCAGAGGATGATCAGGGGGTTTTCCGGGTAGGTTCTCCGCAGTTGAATCACCTCATACCCGATGCCAATGCCCAAGCAGAGTATCGGCGCATCCGGTGGAACCGGCCCCAGGGCCTGAACGCGTCGAGCGGTTTCTCCCCATGGATCCCGCCGGCTATGCAGCCAACGTCCTCGAACCTTGAGGCTCAGGCCGCCATCCCGGGTAGGCAAGAATTGATAATCATCAGCCTGGGGCTCCCTGGTACGTGCAGGAAGGTTTTCCACGGCAGTCTCTACTAGTTGCAGCAGGGTAGGGCTATTCACGACTCAGGGCTCCCAGCGTCCTGCTCACCCGGGGAAGGGACCGATCCGTCTGCCGGGGCGAGGAAATCCCCAGGATCGGAAGAGAGCCAGAGGGTGAGCCCCTCCACAGAATCCAGGGCCGTCCCGGGGCTGGGATCCTGAGACAAGACCCATCCGTGGCCGTTAATGGTCACGGGTATGGTATCTTGGTTTAGCAGGGGCATGAGGGTCTTCAGGCTTATACCGTGATAATCAGGAATGGTTTCTTCGAGAACTGGCAACTGCGGTTCGATTATCTGCAGGCTGGGTTTCTGGGTGATTCGAACGTCCCCGGTTCGATGAATTCCGAAATAGGGAATGAGAAATTCTGCCGCCTGGCGCACCAAAGGGGCTGCAATTCTGCCGCCGTAGGTTTCTCCCTTTGGATAATCAATCACAATGTATACAATGAGCTGGGGATCCTCGGTGGGAAACAATGCGAGACTGGATGCCAAGAACCGTTCATTGGAGTATCGGCCGGTTTCCGGATCCACCACCTCAGCCGTTCCGGTTTTTATTGAAATGTCGATCCCTTCGATCCGAGCTCTGCGGCCGGTTCCGGTGTCATCCGTGGCGGTGTTCATGTACTCCAACATGGACTGGGTACTGGATGAACTCAAAACCCGGCGGATAGGATTACGGGTTGTTTTCCGAACTACCGCCCCGTCAGGGCTGACAACCTGGGATACGATCCGAGGGGTTACGATAATCCCCTGATTTGCGAAGGCAGTCGCTGCTTGAAACATCTGGAGAGCCGTTACCCCCAGTTCCTGACCTATGGCCATGGTAGGTTTCGATCGGATCGACCATTGGGTTGGACTGCGGAGGATTCCGGTATGTTCGCCGTTCAGGGGAATTCCCGTGGGCTGGCCGAAACCGAATTGCCGGAGGAGATAGTAAAAATCATCCTTGGAGATGGTATCGCTGGCATATGCAGCGCCGACATTCGAGCTGTATTGAATGATCCCCTGGGGTGAAATCGTTCCATAGTTGCTCAAATCGGTAATGGGCCGGTCCAGCCCTGGGGGTTGGTAACCTCCGGCGGTATGGAATCGGGTCCGGTCATCTATTCCGCCCAGGTGCATGATTCCTGAAATAGAGAAAATCTTGAAGACTGATCCGGGCTCGAAGCTGTTTTGAATTATTCGGTTTCTCCGTTGCTCCGGGGTGGATTGGGAGAGCTGATTCAGATTAAAGGTCGGTCTTGTGGCCCAGGCATAAATTTCACCGGTCTTCCCTGAGCCTACGAGGATTGAGACGGATTCAGCCCCATGTTCTTCATAGGCTTGTTGGGCAATTTGTTCCATTTCAAATTGAATTTCGGTATCCAGGGTAAGGAAGACCTGGTTCCCGAAGCCGGGAGAGGGTTGCTCCGGACTGAGTTCGTCGTTCATGGTCAGCTCGATGCCCTCGAGACCCTGGTTATCATATCCGGTAAATCCTATTACGTGGGCTGCCAGGGATTCTTCCGGGTACATCCGGCGATACCCCTCTTCTAGAGAGAGGCCCCGGAGTTCCCCCTGTTGCACCAGTAATGCAATTGCTTCCGCTTGATCATGGCTGAGGGATCGGGATAGTACCACATAGCCATCGCTGGACTGAAGCCGCTGGAGCAACTCCTCCTCAGGCACCCCGAGAATATTTCCTAAAAGTCCGGCGGTGTTTTCCAGGGATGCAACACTAGGAATCCAAGCGCTGAGAATCGGCTGGTCGGTTTGAATTGCGAGGATTCTGCCGTTTCTGTCAAGAATAGGTCCTCGTTCGATCCGGGTAGTACCCCCGGAATCTTGACGTACCGGTCCTGTCCCACCGAGCATAATCTGGCCGTAGCGAATGAGAATAGAAACTGCTAGGATACCCGTGAGTACAAAAACGATGGTGTACCGTAGGGTATGTCGGGGTCGACTCATAACTAAAGAAAAATACCATGAAATTGCTCTTAAAAACAGTCCCTTTATGGACGATAGGGTTACCATGACCACTCTCATAAAAGAGCAACGTATTGCACCCCGTAAAAAACAGGGGCGCCGTAAATCCCCTCGCCGAACCGCGGTGCCGGAACTGGTTTCTGAAGATTTCCGCGGCCTGCGGGCCCGGGCGGAGAGGATTTTAATGGATGCCCCCGGGGTCCCTGCCCTGCAATCCCAGCATACTAGCCGAAGAAATGCCCTGCCTTTCTGGCTGCAGCTTCAGAACCGCGTCACCCCCGGGCAGACCATTCCTCTCATTGCAGCGTTGTACTTTTCCCTCATTGTCTTTATGGTCCTTTCAACAAACACTACCTGGGAAACCTGGTTTTCTCCACGCCCCGAGGTCATCGAATTGGGATCAGGGGTCATTTCCGAACAGGTGCTCAAACGCTATTCAGCATTTGTCGGCGACCAGAACCTTCCCGGTGTGAGCACCGACTCAGTGGATGCGAGTCAATTCCTTGCGTTAAAGGTAGGGGAGTACCGTATTCAACCGGGTGATACCCTCTCAGAAATTGCCTTGAAATTCGGTCTGAACATGGACACCCTCATAAGTTTTAATCAAATTGGCGATGTACGTCGCATGCAGATTGGAAAAACCCTGAGAATACCCAACCGCGACGGCCTTTCCTATACCGTTCGTACCGGAGATTCCCTCTCATCCATCGCTACGGCTAAGGGTACAACCGTAAACGCCCTCCTGGATGCAAATGATCTCAAGGATGCCACTATAGTCCCGGGAATGAATTTGTTTATCCCCAATGTACGAATGGATGAGGTGGATTTAAAACTTGCTCTGGGTGAATTGTTTATCCTGCCGACCCGAGGATACTATTCATCACCCTTCGGCTACCGGGCAGATCCCTTCACCGGTCAACGGCGCTTCCATAACGGTCTTGATATTGCCAATGACCAAGGAACACCGGTTTGGGCATCCATTGCTGGACGGGTGGTGCATATTGAGAGCCAGGTGGGCAACTACGGCAAGTTCATAATTATTCAGCATCCCAGGGGGTTTAAAACCCTCTATGCCCATCTAGACTCCTTCAGCGTTAAGGTAGGGCAGTATATTTCTCAAGGCCAAGTCATCGGGCGGATGGGAAACACCGGGAGGTCCACAGGATCCCATCTTCATTTTTCCGTATTCAAAGATAACATCCCGGTAGACCCCATGGGGTATCTTCACTAAAATGGCCCGCAGGAGGGGATCATGCGTAAGCTCGTGGTGATGGTTGTTCTGATCTTTGCAGTTATCACGTTAATCAATGTGTATTCATCAAATCCCGGCAATGAATTTGTCCCGGCTGAGGCGCCTTCGCTTCAGGTCTCGCCGGGACAGTAACCGTAGTGTGGCAAAAGGTTGTACCGTTTGGCCTTCGCACCACTGTCCCTGGGTTAGTGTCTGGAATGCGTCGCTAAGCCTGGTGTAGTTTACAGCCTTTTGCGCACCAATAACGTAAACGGTACGTAAGTATGTAAGGGCTTATAGTTCTCTAGGGGCACCCTGTGCCCCAGGAAGTTCTCATCTCATAGCATTGAACGGTACTACTGGACATAGGGCTTTGTCCCACCTACCGAATTATTGCCACCAGCCTCCCTGCTCAGGTACAGATGTACAATCCGGGTGATATCAACAACCCGGCGGTACTAACGGCCATGGCAATTTTTATATTTTTTCCCACTTCCGCAGGGGCAAGGGTCGTTTCGTCCCACCTTCGGGGTGTCTCTCGTTACCGGTTGAGCCTTGGTTTGACCAGGCATGGGCCGGCCCTGTACTCTCGGACCCGGTGACGCCTGCCCAAGAGCATTCCCCTGGGAGCCAAGCAGATTAACCGAGGAATGTTGGGTTTGGCCCTGTATTCGTGGAAGGGCAGTAGGCTGCCGTAGGGTTTCAATTTTGACCAGGAATAGCTTCTGGGCAACAGTCACCCGGATTTTATGGAGAAGCTCATCGAATATCTGGAATCCTTCCAGCTTATACTCTAACAAGGGATTCTTTTGGGCGTAACTTCGGAGGTACACCGCCTCCCGCAACGCCTCAAGATTTTCCAGATGCTCCTGCCATCGCAGATCTATGTTTCGAAGATATTCACCACGGAGTCCGAGATTGAGTTGCTGTTCTCCCAGGGCCTTGGCCTTTGTTTGAATGTCTTGTCGGATTTCATCAAGGATTGTCTGGGGAAGGGTTTCCGAGGGTAGGGAAAGCAACTCATCCTCTTCGGTTTGCACCTGGTAGAATAGCTGGCTTTTAACCTGCTCAAGGCACTCGGATAATAGAACCCTGTCCTTCCCACGGGCCTTTACCCAGGGTTCAAAGATATCTTGTATGACATCATCACTGGTTTGCAGGATTCGCTGACTGATGTGTTCATCCCGGAGCAAATCCTCCCGCTGCTGGTAAATGAACTTTCGCTGTTCATTTAAAACATCATCAAATTCGAGGAGATGTTTACGAATATCGAAGTTACGTTCTTCAACCTTGTTTTGAGCACGCTCGATAGCCCGGTTCAGTAGGGGATGGTTCAGGGCTTCACCCCTCTGCATACCCACTCGGCCCATCATATTCTTAAGGTTCTGAGCGTTCCCTCCGAATAACCGCATGAGGTCGTCATCCATACTCAAGAAGAATCTGCTTTTTCCCGGATCACCCTGACGCCCCGAGCGCCCCCGTAACTGGTTGTCTATACGGCGGCTTTCATGTCGTTCAGTACCGATGATGTACAGTCCCCCGAGTTCTTTGACTAGAGAGGACTCTTGTTTCCATGGTTCTAGTTCCTTTTGAAACGCAGCATCGTATTCTTGGGGACTTGCTTCGGACCCAGCCCGTTTTCGAGCCCTGAAATCAATATTGCCGCCCAGTTTAATGTCGGTACCGCGGCCTGCCATATTGGTTGCAATGGTCACAGAACCCTTTGCCCCGGCCTCTGCAACTATCAGGGCTTCCCTGGCGTGATTTTTTGCGTTCAGAACCTCATGAGGAACTCCGCGTTTG encodes:
- a CDS encoding DUF6115 domain-containing protein, which produces MDFLLLLLLNIATMAVLYLILRHRIRKEFNSTKFIDDMEREVGAIVTEMNQTTERNIQLIEHKLSSLREVSKHAEALLVRGREELDHQTTKLERYRNLGRKHSVVPATPAENSDSRGPIHQGQHHPQQRTTPGSGSSLPAEMVQEHSQVLKQSGPSTQRSKSDDNNPPGAQNPESREARKAQVLTLYHQGQDPQHIAETTGFTLGEIELIIALMRR
- a CDS encoding ABC transporter ATP-binding protein, which gives rise to MAILHVEGLHKRYPAFHLKDVSFTLEPGYIMGFIGANGAGKTTTLKSIVNLVKKDSGRVSILGKDFAKNEIELKQELGYMFGGVDYYAKTKIKTITDVVRRFYVNWDERLYREYMNRFSLDESKKVSELSSGMRIKYSLTLALSHHAKLLLLDEPTSGLDPVARDNLLELFQELIEDGERSILFSTHITSDLEKCADYITYIENGRIIESRTKDDLIASYRLVKGTQAHLQGLVPGLIAYKSNAFGFTGLIHTADLGNHTDLAVEAPSLEDIMIYYAKKEAEHVTSAV
- a CDS encoding GntR family transcriptional regulator; translated protein: MIDLVISGASDKPIYQQIVDQLSGQIVRGELEPGTMLPPIRTVAKELRISVITIKKAWEELEHLGFIYTMVGRGCFVANLSTREIKDKRSILMEEKIAKDITYYKSLGVTLDEIIEAIRKGYG
- a CDS encoding M23 family metallopeptidase — translated: MSTKTMVYRRVCRGRLITKEKYHEIALKNSPFMDDRVTMTTLIKEQRIAPRKKQGRRKSPRRTAVPELVSEDFRGLRARAERILMDAPGVPALQSQHTSRRNALPFWLQLQNRVTPGQTIPLIAALYFSLIVFMVLSTNTTWETWFSPRPEVIELGSGVISEQVLKRYSAFVGDQNLPGVSTDSVDASQFLALKVGEYRIQPGDTLSEIALKFGLNMDTLISFNQIGDVRRMQIGKTLRIPNRDGLSYTVRTGDSLSSIATAKGTTVNALLDANDLKDATIVPGMNLFIPNVRMDEVDLKLALGELFILPTRGYYSSPFGYRADPFTGQRRFHNGLDIANDQGTPVWASIAGRVVHIESQVGNYGKFIIIQHPRGFKTLYAHLDSFSVKVGQYISQGQVIGRMGNTGRSTGSHLHFSVFKDNIPVDPMGYLH
- a CDS encoding motility associated factor glycosyltransferase family protein, with protein sequence MNSPTLLQLVETAVENLPARTREPQADDYQFLPTRDGGLSLKVRGRWLHSRRDPWGETARRVQALGPVPPDAPILCLGIGIGYEVIQLRRTYPENPLIILCPYHPYLLALGTHRAALAEILEVPLENISFHLIAPDISQQQLSDLVQTVLSDYTHRVITHFETSGFFFYGESWRAAVLGTLERISSRRQVNSATIKRFARLWVRNTMLNLPLYGRAGRVESLQQRFSGIPSLLVAAGPTLEEFLPRLAELSVRFLIVAVDTALPALERAGVTPDIVIVVDPQYWNTRHLDYSSLDRTLVISEISSHPRALRSCKHLVLTGSLLPLGSSFEQKLEGFTQLGAGGSVATTAWDLCRHLGCSSITLLGLDLGFPNMQTHILGSLSEELMVQGGTRLNPTETQSYGFLLGGAPGLVSDHAGRPLLSDKRMDIYAGWFENRISEMQNKPGFEVMRLGSRGRFIGKFPSRTVPELLEYPIIRSSIDERMQEIKAYLHSHASPQRKDGALFDSSTASDIPRAIMADIYVNAEGLMALTRRAIAALIPLLQGDSGSSTPEHDPRTQEVLASLEEADQAITSLSHTRVVGMLMQEILESTVNQPPARTFRESLERSRDLYEGLHDAAQWLLSIIEKSRNQTP
- a CDS encoding ABC-2 transporter permease → MLHLLYKEFRLSIHPLFFLILLCGTLLLIPQWVFFVAMMYLLFIAVPNIFITGKAQNDLVFSVMLPVRKRDVVKSRILSIAILQILQILVAVPFAILNIKLYQAENFLLDPNFSFFGFVFAMYAVHNVVFFPLFYKTGYKIGIPSMAGIAAAVLFATTVEFAILFVPALKVLDGFGHLAPQLWLLSAGILFFVIINMVAYRISARRFTNIDL
- a CDS encoding penicillin-binding transpeptidase domain-containing protein: MSRPRHTLRYTIVFVLTGILAVSILIRYGQIMLGGTGPVRQDSGGTTRIERGPILDRNGRILAIQTDQPILSAWIPSVASLENTAGLLGNILGVPEEELLQRLQSSDGYVVLSRSLSHDQAEAIALLVQQGELRGLSLEEGYRRMYPEESLAAHVIGFTGYDNQGLEGIELTMNDELSPEQPSPGFGNQVFLTLDTEIQFEMEQIAQQAYEEHGAESVSILVGSGKTGEIYAWATRPTFNLNQLSQSTPEQRRNRIIQNSFEPGSVFKIFSISGIMHLGGIDDRTRFHTAGGYQPPGLDRPITDLSNYGTISPQGIIQYSSNVGAAYASDTISKDDFYYLLRQFGFGQPTGIPLNGEHTGILRSPTQWSIRSKPTMAIGQELGVTALQMFQAATAFANQGIIVTPRIVSQVVSPDGAVVRKTTRNPIRRVLSSSSTQSMLEYMNTATDDTGTGRRARIEGIDISIKTGTAEVVDPETGRYSNERFLASSLALFPTEDPQLIVYIVIDYPKGETYGGRIAAPLVRQAAEFLIPYFGIHRTGDVRITQKPSLQIIEPQLPVLEETIPDYHGISLKTLMPLLNQDTIPVTINGHGWVLSQDPSPGTALDSVEGLTLWLSSDPGDFLAPADGSVPSPGEQDAGSPES